The Pseudomonas cucumis sequence TACGAAGCCGCGACCCACGAAGAAAACATAGCCGAAAACAAGTACGACACGCTGGGGCTGGAGGCGTCTTACCTGGCGGCCGGACAGGCCAGACGAGTGGAAGAAATCAGACAGTCATTGACCCTTTGCCAGAACCTGACACTGCGGCCTTATGACGATCAGCGCGGTATCGAAGTCGGCGCCCTGCTCGGCCTGGAAGACGAAAAGGGTCGCGAGCAGTGGCTGTTCCTGGCTCCTGACGCGGCAGGGTTGAAGGTTGATCTGGTGGGGCAACTGATTACCGTCATCACCCCCCGCTCGCCGCTGGGCAAAAGCCTGCTGGGCAAGTTCGAAGGGGATGAAGTGGAGATTCTGGTGGCGGGCGCTCGGCAACAGTTTTCTGTTACCGAGGTGGTCT is a genomic window containing:
- a CDS encoding GreA/GreB family elongation factor produces the protein MHKPTVHQLIIDKLRIDLDIAERAAQTAYEAATHEENIAENKYDTLGLEASYLAAGQARRVEEIRQSLTLCQNLTLRPYDDQRGIEVGALLGLEDEKGREQWLFLAPDAAGLKVDLVGQLITVITPRSPLGKSLLGKFEGDEVEILVAGARQQFSVTEVV